DNA sequence from the Thamnophis elegans isolate rThaEle1 chromosome 4, rThaEle1.pri, whole genome shotgun sequence genome:
GTGACTTCTCcagcaaataaatttagggaaacaATAATGGTACAtgaagttctcgacttatgaccacaattgggaccagaatttataATGCTtagcaaggcggttgttaaacGAGTCACatcaatcaccaggagtcggtgagttctagtctcagtttaggcatgaaagccggctgggtgcgtttggcccaatcaccaggcgtcagtgagttctagtctcaatataggcatgaaagccggctgagtGAATTCGGCCCAATCACCAGGcgtcagtgagttctagtctcaatataggcatgaaagccggctgagcGAATTTGGCTCAATCACCAGGcgtcagtgagttctagtctcaatataagcatgaaagccggctgagttaatttggcccaatcaccaggtgtcagtgagttctagtctcaataTAGGTATGAAAGACAGCTGAGGGAATTTGGCCCAATCACCTGgagtcagtgagttctagtcttaatataggcatgaaagtcggctgggtgcatttggcccaatcaccaggcgtcaagtgagttctagtctcaatataggcatgaaagccagctgagttaatttggcccaatcaccaggtgtcagtgagttctagtctcaataTAGGTATGAAAGACAGCTGAGGgaatttggcccaatcaccaggcgtcagtgagttctagtctcaatataggcatgaaagccagctgagttaatttggcccaatcaccaggtgtcagtgagttctagtctcaatataggtatgaaagccagctgagttaatttggcccaatcaccaggtgtcagtgagttctagtctcaatataggcatgaaagccggctgagtgaatttggcccaatcaccaggcgtcagtgagttctagtcttaatataggcatgaaagccggctgggtgtgtttggcccaatcaccaggcatcagtgagttctagtctcgatATAGGTATGAAAGACAGCTGAGTGAATTTGGCTCAATTACCTGGcgtcagtgagttctagtctcaatacaggcatgaaagccagctgggtgagttcTCATCCTATTTTAGGCACAAAATTGCTTAAGATAATTGGTGCAAAGGCTGGGTGGTTTTGCCCCAAttatcaggagatggtgagttgtaGTGCTGCCAGCTGCGTGGTTTCTGGCTAACTCCTGTGTCATAGCCCaattcacttcacagggttgttgttagggGGGAACATGATGGTGTGTTGGATACATGCAATGCCTTGAgtctatttgtaaaaaaaaaaaggcgggaTACGAAtaagtaaattaaaaataataaaaaggagaaGGATATTGGTGGGTGGGATGCTTGGCAGATTAAATCCAACCATGATAACAATAAGTTGTTTTTTGTGAATATGGCCTTGAGCTTCGGGGACCTATGAAACAGAGTCATCTTACATACTTTACATTCCAAAACTGAAGTATTTATGCTTTTTTACATAACGATATAATTACTGAAATGTTATGTTTGCTTTCAGAGTTAATAGGGAATAAAATTTGGGAATAACAGATTCCCCTTTCCCTCGCGCTATGTCACATCAATTTTGTATCGTATTCTGAAAAACAAAGAGGACTAGAAACCTGCAAAGCTCTTGAGTTTTCCAGCTTGGAAAACCTATTGGAGCAACAAACTCCCCCAAACCCAGAGGAAAATGCATGCATAGATACAGAACTGAGAGAGATGACCACAGTGTGTTTCTCTTGGCCAGTTAACGGATCTCTTATTttttggagagaaagggattacCTGATAGAAATCATAATTTGCAGCTTTGATGTCAAAGGGATCCTCCCGGGGGGCCTGTTTTCTCCCACAATTGCAGGCACCGGTTGATCGGGCACGGCTGTTATGATATAACACAGGTGGATTCCGATCcggttctgttttttcccctacatagaaagaggcagaaagagtaaaaatatgtcagtttcattttttattcttttgcaaCCGTTTGGCTGAATGCTTTTGCTTCTTAGGCCGAACAATGAAATGTTAGCATTTTTTTGTGGCCAGACAAAACACGGTCACATTTCCATTTGTCAGCCGCCACAAAGCTACAACAGTGCGATATTTTAGCTACTAATGAACTTGGGAGTTTACCACAGTCCATAACATAAAACAAAGAGAATTTCCCAGATCCGATCCGTCATTTTTTACGCTTTACAAAATTTCTCGCACTACATGACTAGGAATCAAGACGGTTGATCACAGTCTGATTCCTGAATATTAGATTGGAGCCAGTTTGGTCTGCTGGCttgggcaccaggctagaaaccaggagacggtgagttctagtcccgccttaggcacaaaagccagctgggtggctttaggccaatcaccaggagattgcgagttctagttttgccttaggcatgaaagccagctaaatgactttgggccaatcaccaggagccattGAACTCTAGCCCAACCTTAGGCATCAAACCTAtgactgggtaactttgggccaatcaccaggagactgtgagttctagtcccgccttaggcacaaaagccagctgggtgactttgggccaatcaccaggagactgtgagttctagtcccgccttaggcatgaaagccagctgggtgactttgggccaatcaccaggagacggtgagttctagtcccgccttaggcatgaaagccagctgggtggatttgggccaatcaccaggagacggtgagttctagtcccgccttaggcatgaaagccagctggatgactttgggccaatcaccaggagacggtgagttctagtcccgccttaggcatgaaagccagctgggtgactttgggccaatcaccaggagacggtgagttctagtcccgccttaggcatgaaagccagctgggtgactttggaccaatcaccaggagacggtgagttctagtcccgccttaggcataaaagccagctgggtgactttgggccaatcaccaggagacggtgagttctagtcccgccttaggcatgaaagccagctgggtgactttggaccaatcaccaggagacggtgagttctagtcccgccttaggcataaaagccagctgggtgactttgggccaatcaccaggagatggtgagttctagtcccgccttaggcatgaaagccagctgggtgactttggaccaatcaccaggagacggtgagttctagtcccgccttaggcatgaaagccagctgggtggctttgggccaatcaccaggagacggtgagttctagtcccgccttaggcatgtaaaccagctggatgactttggaccaatcaccaggagacggtgagttctagtcccaccttagccagctgggtgactttgaacagtcactaaccaAGCTTTTATAACTCGAGAATACCCGTAAAGGCGGGAtaaaaaatatctaaataaataatttatgccttttttttacataatgatatAATTACTGAAATGTTATATTTACTTTCAGAGTTCATGGGAAATAAAATTTGGGAATAACAGATTCCCCTTTCCCTCGAACTACGCCGCATCACCCTTGTAGTGTATTCTGAAAAACAAAGAGGACTAGAAACCTGAAGGGAAATGCAAAACTCTGTGGTTCCACAGAGCAACAAACTCCATCAAACTAGAAGAAAATACATGCCCGGATACAGAACCTCCAGAGACGACAGCAATGTGCATGCCTGGAGTTTCCAAGATCCTTCCCTGCTTTTCTACTTCAAAGATTCTGAACTCACCTGACTTAGGCAGCAAATGGAATTTATGCATGCAATGCTGGTCCGTCAGACTCCGCTCTTCGCACAGCTGGTGCCCGTTGCTCCAAAATTTGTAGCAGTCCTCGTGCAACTGCAGGGCGTACTTGTGAAAGGCCGGACCCCGGGCGTGTTGGCTATAGACCCTCAAGGCCTGAGCGAGCTGGCTCTTGTGGATGGTCATGGTGTAGTTATGGGGCAGGTTGGACTGATAGGCGCTGTGAGCCATGGGGAGGGCCTTCTGGCAACGGTTCTCGGAGAACTTGGTGTCGATGTCCAAGTAACCCTCCAGGACTTTGATGCTGCCCATGATTTTGGAGGTCAGCTCTCCACCCGGGGACAATTCATTCTCCTTGCCTTCAATCGCCACCTCGTAAAGCTTCAGGGCAGTGGCCACCCACTTCTGGTAGGTGGGCAGCTCAAAGTGGGACGGCTGGGGGTTCCTCCCCACGCTGTCGTCGAAGCCCTTTTTGCAGAGGACCAACTCGACGTGCTGGAACAGGAATTCCTTTAAGGTGCAATCCACCAGCTGCCCCGAGCTCGAACTGCTGCTCCCGGAGGTGCCGCCGCTGCTTTCGGCATGGAACGACAGCTGCTGCCTCCCGTGCCGCATCATTTGGTACCGCCGCGGCCCGGCCAACCCCGGGCCCAGAGAAGTGTCGGTCTCCCGAGCCGTGCAGTTGTTTTTCAGCTGCTCCAGCAAGACGGCGATGGGATCTTCGCCTTCCTGGGCCCCGCCAGCCACGATGTAGACAAACGCTTGGTTAGCCGGCACGGTGAAAAGGCAGTTGATGCTCTGATTGGTCAACACCCGGCTCTTGCGGAAAATGCGGTAGATCTGGTCCTCCAAGGCATGCTGGAGACGGCGCTTGGGGGAGTGCTTCTTGGGGGCTGGCTTCTCCAACTGGCCCCCTAGATCTTGTCCCCGGCCCGGCGGAGGCTCCACCTTCAGGGCCCGGTTGAGCTGGAAGAGGAAGAGCAAGCGAGGCGGGCACGGCCGGCAGAAGAGCTTCCAGTCTTTGCCAACCGGGCAGTCCTTGATGGCGGCTTTGAGAGTGGGCAGGACCTTCTGGCGCAAGCCGTCGAGCGCCCGGAAGACCCGGTCGTAGGTGATGTCGAAGGAGGAGGTGGGATGCACCATCAGGAGGATGTGGCAGACGGAGAAAAGGTAGAGGAGGTTGAGGCAGTGCATCTTCTCCTGGTGCTTCCAGAACTCGTGGGCTTCGGCGTGGGGCAGCGAGGAGCCCGCCGGCACCCCTAAGCTGGCCGTGGCGGCCCGGGAGGAGCCCCCCATGGCTTCCAAGTCCTTGCAAGCTTGCAAGAGCTGGTGGCTGTCGCTGATGGCGGTGAGGACCAGGTAGAGCACCTTGCTCTCCTGGCTGTAGAAAGCCTGCAGGTGGTTGTAGTCGCCCTGGCAAGGGctggcagaggaggaagaggaggaggaggaagaagaggaggaagaggaggaggaggaggaaggccgaGGGGGGGACTCAGCTACGGGGACCGGGCTTGGCCCCCTGGCGGGAGACCCCGCGCCGCCCTCCCGCTGGAAGAGAGGGAAGACCTGCCGGTCGCAGACCGTGTTAACCAACGCCGCCTTCTCCGAGCCCAGCTGCAGCGCCGTCTTGCCGAAGATGCCCACCACGcagacctcctcctcttcccccggGGCAGCAACCCCGGGGCAGGCGCCGCCCGCAGGAGCCGGGGCTGCCGGCGGCGCATCAGGCGAGGCAGCGGCAGGGGCCGAAACAGCCGCAGCCCCGGCTAAAAGCAGCTCGTGCAAGCCAACGGGACCCTGCACGGTCGCGCCGCCCACCATCCTCCGCCGCTTTGGTCGCCCCGCCACCGGCAGCGGCGCTTGCAGCCTTGCAGCGGCGCTTGCAGCCGcaccggggggagggggcagagagagGCGCTCAGGGCGCAGGCGCGGGGTACAATATCCGCCGAGGCGGCGTTTCAGCCAATCCGAGCTCGCTTTTCGGAGCGAACTGGCTACTTCGCGTTCGAAGGACGGTAGattgaagaaaagggaagagcgACGAAAGGCAGGCGGCGGGAGGGGACTTCCGGGCTGGCTTTTTAGGATCCTTCGCGTACTATTGGCGGTAGAGTGAAGAAAGAATGTAGAGTGGTGAAGTCAGGTGGTGGGACAGATTTCCGGGATGGCTTGAGGattaccttttttattttattttttcaaatgcaaataatgcaaatatatagtacatctaaatacaaaaaaggaaaaaataatattacaGGGCACCCCCACCCTCCGGAGACCCTGTTCCCCCCCtttatatttcttcatctataaCAATTAAAAGatgtacaatatattccaattgtgcccttgtCCCCTTCCAAATGAGTAGTAGGGCTTGAGGATTAGTTTTGATTTTAGCCCAATAAAGCGGGTCCTCGATTTAGGACAACAATTgactcagaatagagctggaaggggtcttgaaggtcttctagtccagccccctgctcaagcaggataccctgTCCCAGTTCAGACAgggggctgtccagtctcttattaAAAACCCCCAATGATGGAGTACTCagaacctctggtggcaagtagttccactggttaattgttctcactgttaagaagtttctccttcattccaagttgcttctcttcttgattagtatCCATCCAGTGCTGAGtcccaaaaattattttttttgctaagtgagacatttgttaagcaagttttgccccgttttacctgttcttagaatagaatagaattcttttattggccaagtgtgattggacacacaaggaatttgtctttggtgcagatgctctcagtgtatataaggagaataaaatacattgtcaagaataatagaatggaatagaatggaatggaatagaactgaatagaatagaatcctttattggccaagtgtgattggacacacgaggaatttgtctttggtgcagatgctctcagtgtacgtaagaataaaatacattcatcaagaataaaaagatacaacagttAGTGATAGTTAAGGTTACTAATAAgttatcaaatcgtactagtgtaggaagttaaaacccacccctctgctagaaaatcGAAATATCCTGGGatatattaagaaggcagaatattatatttccctggatgtgaaaagggagaaacatgattttaaaggcagaatagcttcctgcagcttccccccacccccccgctttgtcaatgagccattaaagcctgaactagtctactttacataataaaggtaggattagccttccacagaaagtcaccacatggcatctgggaacacaaccaaacctggactcaaaacacagacTAGAGAGTtggccctgcatggccccatgagagtctgaccaccaatcagaatacatttcttacacaggaacaggaaacagagaggtggggccggacagaatattaaaaaaccctttcccccctctcttttcttctccactcaacatctggaagcatgtgatcccccttttctgttcaggagctcaagccatgtggtcttgtccaccattaaaccatctttccaagtagcctccatgtttccagtgtcttttccccccacttggagctgaacccagatgggacattttttccaacactagtaaacaaataaaacaatataaattgaaagatacaagcaacatggttatagtcataagtgaggagagagagatactaggaaggaagagaagaagaatagtaatacagtcttagtaaattatttgacagtgttgtgggaatgagTTGTTTAGCAgggtgatggcattcgggaaaaaaactgtttttttctggccatggttactaagtgaaccactgcagctgttaagtgagtaacccggttgttaagtgaatctgactccccACTTGACTTTGCCGATCAGGTCTcagaaagggatcacatgaccctgggactgagcaacggtcataaatatgaaccagttgccaagcatctgaatttgtatccgtgaccatggggacgcgGCAACGGTCGtaactctggaaaaaaaatcccgcaagtcatttttttttcagtgccgctgtagctttgaatggtcagtaaatggactgttgtaagttgtgaTCAGAGGGGGAAAGGGTGCCTTTTGCTATTTTTACTTCcgaataaactaaaaaaaaacaggaggttGTGTGACTGTCCAAAGCTATCCTGTATTATAAGATAAATTTCCATTGCAAGCAAGGGAAAATAttgcttagatcagtgtttctcaaccttggcgactttaagtcctgtggacttcaactcccagaatcccccagccaacactggctaggggattctgggaattgaagtccacaggacttcccTTGCCTCCCAAAACactgctcccttcaccaaaatggccgtgcaaaggcctttaggagccttgcagagtagcaatagcaatagcagttagacttatataccgcttcatagggctttcagccctctctaagcggtttacagaatcaacatatcgcccccaacaacaatccgggtcctcatttcacccacctcggaaggatggaaggctgaatcaaccttgagccggtgagatttgaactggcgaactgcagaactgcagtcagctgaagtagcctgcagtgctgcatttaaccactgcgccacctctgctctatatgagcaaaaaacaggtcattttttcctcaattttgccccccccccccccccccaggtccaggaacactctgcaaggctcctaaaggctattcatgtcctttaaaaaaaaatgggctgttttcacaaaaaaacaggccgttttggggagttctgcagagtgcaaaaactttttttaaaaaaaattgcctcttcagaaCCTTGGTGTGTCGtacattctgaaaaatacggtatttgtaaaaaataaaaaaacttgggagggaaaaaaaagaatgcaatgaAACAATGGCTATCTTCTATTCTCTTGGAGACAATGAGATGACCACAAGTGTGGTCAGGAAACATAATTATAAGCCACTCTTGCTTGTTATAAAGATCTTAGATTTTATTCTTTTCTGCTATCAGCTtacaggttgttgtttttttggccttccagacTCAAAACTGAACAGGTGCGTGAAATATAtcttacaacagtgtttctcaaccttggcgactttaagtcctgtggacttcaactcccagaatcccccagccagcacagctgggattctgggagttgaagtccacaggacttaaagtcgccaaggttgagaaacactgtcttacaaCATAAAGCACAGTTGATCTATCACAACACCTGCAATGTGAATCCTACAAACACCTTTCCTGTGTAACAATCCATTGTGTAACCACGCTAGTGCAACTTGTGTTAATTCAAGATCAGATTTCCCTCTTACTTGTTCACAAACTTTCTCCAAGACTGGATGTAGAAGCATTTGACATTCACCGAGACCCCAATAACAAGAAGAGCAATCTCGAATTCAACATACTTCTAAATTGGTCCTTCATGCCGAAATGCCACatactgcatttttcagagtataagacgcaccttagtttttggggaggaaaataagaagaaaaaaaaagaaatcctgccTTTGTCTAGTAGTATCCATTGGTATTGTTTGCAGCCTCCAAAATCTCTGTTTGAGGCCGAACAGTGGAAGCCGGTGGGGCTACTTCCGATGTATAAGTCgcatccaaattttcactctcttttagggTGTTAaaaatgtcttatactctgaaaaatacggtatatatttcTCTTCCCTTCATCTTCTAACCGCAGGTACAAAAGCTTTCCCGCTTGTGTATAAAATGCATACAAATTTCTGCGTGTGCACACAGCTTCATTACAAACATGGGAAGCCAAGAATAAATAGAATTCTTCCAAGCCCTGGAAAAACAGTGCTATTTCTTCAGATCAACATTTCTgtcatcccccacccccaaaaaaacccccaccttcttttaaaaaatatatattgagatGTGTAAACTTTGTTAAAGAGCAGCTCAGAAGTAAAATCGCAAAGCTTTTAAAACGTCGAAGCAGCTTCGTTAAAGGAGGTTTTGAATGCCCAAGTGGGATGAAAAGGTAATGTCTGGATATATATTTTAAGAGCTTTTCAGTAATGCATTGCTacacaatgggtttttttttttaaaaaaaaacaggacggagggagggaaagaagcatATTCCAGCATGCAAAAAGCTTGGCCAAGAAAATCTTTGTTCCTCAGTCCATATTGTCCGAAAAGCAGCGATGTATATCCATCGTAGAGGTTTGTGGAGACCACCAGGTGATCTAATAGCTCTATTCTTCAAAGCTGTTTCTAGTAGGTAAGCAGGAAGGAGATGGACTCTTCGGGTGAGCCAGCTGTAAAAACAAACGAATAATACAGCATTAagcaaaatggttcggttgagatgGGCATATGTGGGACCAATTGGGGTAGGTTCTACAGGGGATTCCGAAATAATTTTATCATCTTTTATTTTGTCTATATATTAAATTACTGTGTTTTATTCCAATCTcatttttaattgcaatttattccaatttcattttaaactgtgttttattccaatttcatttttaattgcattttatcCAATCCCATTTTAAATGGTTTTGATCAGATTTTGGTCATAATTTGGgtctggaactctgcactttgatatggcccaaaagctaaactaaactaaactaaaaaacctttcaaaataaataaaaaaagtaaaactaaactaaacaagaGCAAAAACGGAAGCAAAGTTAGCATGTTTTTATAGCAGGTAGGTAGCCTTTGACTACCGAATATTGGTTTAACGAGTTTGGaattacaacggtgctgaaaaataTAACTTGTGATTAAATCCTcgaagttatgaccattgcactaGCCCTGAAGTCATATAATTGCAATTTAGAAAGATGTTAACAAGCTTGCATTGATGACGCTTGCAGTGtccttgggggggtggggggtgggtgtcatgtgatcaccacttgtgaccttcccagcaggcaggcaaagtcaatggggaagccaaattcacttaacaaccggctgttccacttaacaactgtagtaaaatggtcataaaatctaCTCCGCTCACATAATGACTTGCTTAACAATCGCACTGGCTAGTCATTGAAATTCCaggccccaattgtggtcataagagtCATATGATTAAACAtatttatgtttaatattatatatttaatatttaatatttatttaaacatatttattcTAGATCAATATTTCTATAGGCTTGAGAGGAGTCGGGTTAAAATAGCACTTCTTTTTCTGAACAtctaaaattaaaagacaaagcaaTAGAGATGGTCCTCGATTTATGGCAGTTTGTTCAATGACCATTTGAatgtacaacggcactgaaaataagTGActtctgaccttttttttttacactttcgACCGttggcaacggattcatatttatgatcgttgcagcttcccggggtcacgtgaccctgttttgcaaccttctggcaagcaacatcaacggggaagccagattcacttaacaaccaggttactaacttaattaagagcagtgattcccttaacaactgcggaCAGAAAGattcgtaaaatggagcaaacctgAACAAATTTTCACATAACCCCACacatttcgggctcaattgtcgtcgtaagccaaggactgcCTGTTTAAgttatggggtggggtggggtggggtcacTAAGCAGTGTCTTGGGATCATATGATTTGCCACCTTCTGTCAAGCGAAGACAATGGGTGGGGGCTgcatgtcaaccctgaagctgacctggccgaAGCTGatactggagctgagggattggggggggggggggaatagagatagctggagttttgtagccaaaacaaaatactttctcctggaaaccaaggacattcccaaaGGTGGTCGGaaagaggagccgaggtggcacagtggttagggtacagtactgcaggccacttcagctgactgttgtctgcagttcagcagttcaaatctcaccagctcaaggttgactcagccttccatccttccgaggtgggtgaaatgaggacccagactgtgggggctatttgctgactcaatttgctaaaaatctgtaaactgcttagagagggctgaaagccctatgaagcagtatataagtcaaataaataaataaataaataaataagaatgaagTCACTAGACAACTGGATGTCACCTTGATTAGCCCatatgactgattgtttggggaaggggaaaaacttttactttcaattgggtgaaaaccatgggaacattcagttggttttcaccagcctgtgcctatatgatatctatatatatataaatggctctgattgtgtgtatgttccagcataactctggaaggcctggagcaatttcaaccaaacttgctacACAGATGACTCACTTTGTGGAGACaagtactgtgggggtaagacacccctaaaacccctcgggatgtgggttctgttaagatacagcctgttgtgccttaaaatggcttctactgtactgccataaaaatggcttctactgtactgccataaaaatggcttctactgtactgccataaaaatggcttctactgtactgccataaaaatggcttctactgtattgccatAAAAATCGCTTCTACTGTgccagcgcagtggagttgccatggtaacggcttcacaatactccacaggGGGGCTCCGGCTgttaaatccaacattagaaattagttttagtccggacattttccccctataaatagaTTCCTGGGCGacaccgggttatcggctagtatccCATGAACTTGTTCTTTGAGCAAttcacctgccttggagttctctttactatgggtgtattacttggcaACAAATTCacataataaccataataataacgatgagcttgtcaatcagaaaggtcggcatttcagtggttcgaatccctagcgctgtgtaacggagtgagctcccgtgacttgtcccaacttctgccaacctagcagttcgaaagcaggtaaaaaatgcaaatagaagaataggaaccacctttggtgggaaagtaacagcgttctatgcgctttcggcgtttagtcatgccggccacatgacgacggaggcgtcttcggacagcgctggctcttcggctttgaaacggagatgagcactgccccctagagtcgggaacgactcgcacgtatgcgcaaggggaacctttaccttcaaccgaaaaactgcagtgattaacttaacaactgtggaatggggcaacactcattttaacaaatgtctcacttagagaAGGGGATTTTGAGCTCAAATGAGGGATTTTGATAAAAGACATTTTTCTAATCTCCACTGTTCCAATTTCCCCAGGAAATCAACATAAGCCGGGAGAGCAATAGACGTTTTAATGTGGCCTTGCCTGAAATTTGCGCCGGAGGGCCTGGGTCATCAGTGGAGTCAATCCCGTGCCAGTCTCAATGTTTTCTTTGTTATTCATTGGGGTTCCCCCTGGACTCCTggttaagaagaaagaaagaaaaataacaatgccacattacgggtagtcctcgacctcCGACACCTCATTTCGTGACCATTCGAAGATACAACGGCGCTGGGAAAATTGGACATgagtt
Encoded proteins:
- the SMG8 gene encoding protein SMG8, with amino-acid sequence MVGGATVQGPVGLHELLLAGAAAVSAPAAASPDAPPAAPAPAGGACPGVAAPGEEEEVCVVGIFGKTALQLGSEKAALVNTVCDRQVFPLFQREGGAGSPARGPSPVPVAESPPRPSSSSSSSSSSSSSSSSSSASPCQGDYNHLQAFYSQESKVLYLVLTAISDSHQLLQACKDLEAMGGSSRAATASLGVPAGSSLPHAEAHEFWKHQEKMHCLNLLYLFSVCHILLMVHPTSSFDITYDRVFRALDGLRQKVLPTLKAAIKDCPVGKDWKLFCRPCPPRLLFLFQLNRALKVEPPPGRGQDLGGQLEKPAPKKHSPKRRLQHALEDQIYRIFRKSRVLTNQSINCLFTVPANQAFVYIVAGGAQEGEDPIAVLLEQLKNNCTARETDTSLGPGLAGPRRYQMMRHGRQQLSFHAESSGGTSGSSSSSSGQLVDCTLKEFLFQHVELVLCKKGFDDSVGRNPQPSHFELPTYQKWVATALKLYEVAIEGKENELSPGGELTSKIMGSIKVLEGYLDIDTKFSENRCQKALPMAHSAYQSNLPHNYTMTIHKSQLAQALRVYSQHARGPAFHKYALQLHEDCYKFWSNGHQLCEERSLTDQHCMHKFHLLPKSGEKTEPDRNPPVLYHNSRARSTGACNCGRKQAPREDPFDIKAANYDFYQLLEEKCCGKLEHINFPVFQPSTPDPAPAKNEASPSPPEGEAEKLKEKEPQTQGESTSLSLALSLDQSTDSLGTYPADPQGGGNNTEAHGAASEAKGEKRASLVDRQPSTVEYLPGMLHSNCPKGLLPTFSSWSLVKLGPAKAYNFHAGLDQQGFILGTNYLMPWDIVIRTRTDEEGDLDTNSWPAPNKAIPGKRSAVVMGRGRRRDDVARAFVGYEYEDARGRRFMCSGPEKIMKVMGGGPKESAVKALNSDMPLYILSSNPGRGLKPHYAQLIRLFVVVPDAPLQIILTPQVQPGPPPCPIFYPEKQEITLPPDGLWVLRFPYAYVTERGACFPPKENQQLMNYKVLRGILKAVIQ